One part of the Glycine soja cultivar W05 chromosome 11, ASM419377v2, whole genome shotgun sequence genome encodes these proteins:
- the LOC114373893 gene encoding serine/threonine-protein phosphatase 7 long form homolog: MASSSSCASSIQTRSGPIEGDVLWMQPKHVSEHVWNGEEDRKLHIRRAVPTYQGEEQIPEAIVPLLRQCGFYWIIKMGYLKINAALISASIERWRPETHTFHLRCGEATITLQDVSVLLGLRIDGTPLIGSTNLDWADLCEELLGVRPQEGELEGSVVKLSWLAHHFSHINIDEGNVEQLQRFTRAWILRFIGGVLFVNKSSSRVSLRYLQFLRDFEQCSTYAWGPAVLAYLYREMCSATDYKVKSIRGMCILIQMWAWERCTTLAPKRTPPVIENKPLGHRWLRRGNQHIGNDDLRVFRRKLDLMK, from the exons ATGGCATCTTCGTCATCATGCGCATCAAGTATACAAACGAGGTCTGGTCCAATTGAGGGTGACGTTTTGTGGATGCAACCcaagcatgtttcagaacatgtttggaatggagaagaagacagaAAACTACACATCAGACGAGCAGTGCCGACGTATCAAGGTGAAGAACAAATACCAGAGGCAATTGTTCCTCTGCTTCGGCAATGTGGGTTTTATTGGATAATTAAGATGGGATACCTAAAGATAAATGCAGCCTTAATTAGTGCGTCCATTGAAAGATGGAGACCTGAAACCCACACGTTTCACCTGAGATGCGGAGAGGCTACCATTACTCTCCAAGATGTGTCAGTCTTATTAGGTCTTCGTATTGATGGGACACCactaattggttcaacaaatcttgattgggccGACTTATGTGAAGAATTATTAGGAGTCCGACCACAGGAAGGCGAACTTGAAGGCAGTGTCgtcaaattaagttggctggctcaccatttttctcACATAAATATTGATGAGGGTAACGTtgaacaattacaaaggtttacccgtgcGTGGATCCTTCGATTCATAGGAGGTGTCCTCTTTGTTAACAAAAGTAGTAGCAGAGTTTCCTTAAGGTACCtacaatttttacgtgactttgaacagtgcagcacgtatgcgtggggacctgccgtgcttgcgtatttatatagagagatgtgcagcgccaccgattacaaagttaaatcaatcagaggtatgtgcatcttaatccaaatgtgggcatgggaacgatgtaCAACTTTAGCTCCAAAGAGGACGCCTCCCGtcatagaaaataaaccactcggacacag gtggctgcgacgtggaaatcagcatattggcaatgatgatctTAGAGTTTTCCGTCGCAAATTGGATCTGATGAAATGA